Proteins encoded by one window of Chondromyces crocatus:
- a CDS encoding YeeE/YedE family protein produces the protein MTPAQPLARLLAALASGLLFGLGLSLSGMLDPARVRGFLAIAPGWDPSLMFVLGGAVTVSALGYQLARRLSQPAFDRTFHLPTRTTIDRKLVLGSALFGLGWGLAGLCPGPAVASLVLGLRPTLLFVGTMLLGMLVHAFLFERTDAPKPSSDAKPPASDPALRAE, from the coding sequence ATGACCCCCGCCCAGCCCCTCGCACGCCTCCTCGCCGCCCTCGCTTCCGGCCTCCTCTTCGGCCTCGGCCTCTCCCTCTCCGGCATGCTCGACCCCGCCCGCGTCCGCGGCTTCCTCGCCATCGCACCTGGCTGGGACCCGAGCCTCATGTTCGTGCTCGGCGGCGCCGTCACCGTCTCCGCCCTCGGCTACCAGCTCGCGCGCCGCCTCTCCCAGCCAGCGTTCGACCGCACCTTCCACCTCCCCACCCGCACCACCATCGACCGCAAGCTCGTCCTCGGCTCTGCCCTCTTCGGCCTCGGCTGGGGCCTTGCCGGCCTCTGCCCAGGCCCGGCCGTCGCCTCCCTCGTCCTCGGCCTCCGCCCCACCTTGCTCTTCGTCGGCACCATGCTCCTCGGCATGCTGGTCCACGCCTTCCTCTTCGAGCGAACCGACGCCCCGAAACCCTCGTCCGACGCGAAGCCGCCCGCCTCCGACCCTGCACTTCGCGCCGAGTGA
- a CDS encoding YeeE/YedE family protein — protein sequence MTPYLPSLLGGMLIGLSAALLLLLNGRIAGISGILGSLLRRKPDDTRTTHLAFLAGLLAGPWLYRLATGDFPRVRIDAPLATLAVAGLLVGFGARLGSGCTSGHGVAGLARLSRRSLVAVATFLSVGILTATLLSTLGA from the coding sequence ATGACCCCGTACCTCCCCTCCCTCCTCGGCGGCATGCTCATCGGCCTCTCCGCCGCCTTGTTGCTCCTCCTCAACGGCCGCATCGCCGGCATCAGCGGCATCCTCGGCAGCCTCCTCCGCCGCAAACCCGACGACACCCGCACCACCCACCTCGCCTTCCTCGCCGGCCTCCTCGCGGGCCCCTGGCTCTACCGCCTCGCCACCGGCGACTTCCCCCGGGTTCGCATCGACGCCCCGCTCGCCACCCTCGCCGTCGCCGGCCTCCTCGTCGGCTTCGGCGCACGCCTCGGCTCCGGCTGCACCAGCGGCCATGGCGTCGCCGGTCTCGCGCGCCTCTCGCGCCGCTCCCTCGTCGCCGTCGCCACCTTCCTGAGCGTCGGCATCCTGACCGCCACCCTCCTCAGCACCCTCGGCGCATGA
- a CDS encoding alpha/beta hydrolase, producing the protein MRGALSLALLLTTACATREHIDLPLSPGASRASLRGPHDAPPDDLGRAAPGSASDDPASTSSPNSPSSRGAGASSPPDRPLPDACSGDLPPLASSSPFLALPVERHRPAVVSLPLGATSPRPVLVVAHGAGDRPEWQCGVWREIVQDHGFVLCVRGFPTNRYVPEAHTGYFYTDHHALGREITLALDALRARFPQHVDATAPAYAGFSQGAIMGAMLLPGHPARFARAALVEGGDGLFQEWNIPAAQRFRAHGGERVLFACGRSRCAELARTSAFYLRRGGVEARVLHARGAGHSYGGSMATAVGEAFGWVVEGDARWCLGGSEEGNATATATGEGR; encoded by the coding sequence ATGCGCGGCGCGCTCTCGCTTGCCCTCCTCCTGACGACGGCCTGCGCCACCCGCGAGCACATCGACCTCCCGCTTTCCCCGGGCGCCTCCCGCGCGTCTCTCCGTGGACCCCACGACGCCCCGCCGGACGACCTCGGGAGAGCCGCGCCAGGGAGCGCCTCGGACGACCCGGCATCCACCTCGTCTCCGAACTCCCCCTCGTCGCGCGGTGCTGGCGCCTCGTCACCACCCGACCGCCCTCTCCCGGACGCCTGCTCCGGCGACCTCCCGCCCCTCGCCTCCAGCTCGCCCTTCCTCGCCTTGCCCGTCGAGCGCCACCGACCTGCCGTGGTGTCGCTCCCCCTCGGCGCCACCTCCCCGCGCCCCGTCCTCGTCGTCGCCCATGGCGCTGGCGACCGACCGGAGTGGCAGTGCGGCGTCTGGCGCGAGATCGTCCAGGACCACGGCTTCGTCCTTTGCGTGCGCGGCTTCCCCACGAACCGCTACGTCCCCGAGGCGCACACCGGCTACTTCTACACCGACCACCACGCCCTCGGCCGCGAGATCACCCTGGCCCTCGACGCCCTGCGCGCCCGCTTCCCCCAGCACGTCGACGCGACCGCGCCCGCCTACGCCGGCTTCTCGCAGGGCGCGATCATGGGCGCCATGCTCCTCCCTGGCCACCCCGCGCGCTTCGCCCGCGCCGCCCTCGTCGAAGGGGGTGACGGCCTCTTCCAGGAGTGGAACATCCCCGCCGCCCAGCGCTTCCGCGCCCACGGCGGCGAGCGCGTCCTCTTCGCCTGCGGCCGCTCCCGCTGCGCAGAGCTCGCGCGCACCTCGGCCTTCTACCTGCGGCGCGGCGGCGTCGAGGCCCGCGTCCTCCACGCCCGCGGCGCGGGGCACAGCTACGGCGGGAGCATGGCGACCGCGGTCGGCGAAGCGTTCGGGTGGGTCGTCGAAGGCGACGCGCGCTGGTGCCTCGGCGGGTCAGAGGAGGGGAATGCGACAGCGACAGCGACGGGAGAGGGCCGGTGA
- a CDS encoding polymorphic toxin type 44 domain-containing protein, with protein MSQNDSSETPPTGTDPVRQEATQATFGDNAPGECTNGCPEYVLVLKGRPPDSDPFKKHPLPSSRRIDIEYHVAFTAADPGDPVPKQGSHAYEPSREHERPLSADEYARLQKVYVWAEPYGYAALRIREANELAKGRIAVPREKLRHEQVGSKTRLICEFDVLDSVPGYIASEMQKNLNDPDVGRIRNHLNTARQQVQGDTFGRLDGFAAAGETAQGLGIFGNRVRADEGWINSGMDLIAGDVNDWDHKPRIRPVWGTDNRIGNKPVVYYYDVWSNLHYGYIANAATIPKHTAQGGSSFANIFDSGRLDENADSSAVSAGHDLYGTNPAANIDDVIALVERNQGLWARSAR; from the coding sequence ATGTCGCAGAACGACAGCTCCGAGACGCCACCCACCGGGACTGATCCCGTTCGCCAGGAGGCGACGCAGGCGACCTTCGGGGACAATGCGCCTGGTGAATGCACGAATGGATGCCCCGAATACGTGCTGGTGCTGAAGGGCAGGCCGCCGGACAGTGATCCTTTCAAGAAGCATCCGCTGCCGTCGTCGCGGCGAATCGACATCGAATACCACGTGGCCTTCACGGCCGCGGACCCTGGCGACCCGGTCCCGAAGCAGGGGAGCCATGCGTACGAGCCCTCCCGGGAGCACGAGCGCCCGCTGTCGGCGGACGAGTACGCGCGGCTCCAGAAGGTCTATGTGTGGGCCGAGCCGTACGGGTATGCGGCGCTGCGCATCCGCGAGGCGAACGAGCTGGCGAAGGGGCGGATCGCGGTGCCCCGCGAGAAGCTGCGGCACGAGCAGGTGGGCTCGAAGACGCGGTTGATCTGCGAGTTCGACGTGCTCGACAGCGTGCCGGGGTACATCGCCTCGGAGATGCAGAAAAACCTCAACGATCCAGACGTGGGGCGGATCCGCAACCACCTGAACACGGCGCGGCAGCAGGTGCAGGGCGACACGTTCGGGCGGCTGGATGGCTTCGCGGCGGCCGGCGAGACGGCGCAGGGGCTCGGGATCTTCGGCAACCGGGTGCGCGCGGACGAGGGCTGGATCAACAGCGGGATGGACCTGATCGCCGGTGACGTCAACGACTGGGACCACAAGCCGAGGATCCGGCCAGTGTGGGGCACGGACAACCGGATCGGGAACAAGCCGGTGGTCTATTACTACGACGTCTGGTCGAACCTGCATTATGGCTACATCGCCAATGCAGCGACGATTCCGAAGCACACGGCGCAGGGTGGGTCGTCGTTCGCGAACATCTTCGATTCGGGGCGGCTCGACGAGAATGCCGACAGCAGCGCCGTGAGCGCGGGGCACGATCTGTACGGGACCAATCCAGCGGCCAACATCGACGACGTGATCGCGCTCGTCGAGCGGAACCAGGGGCTCTGGGCGCGCAGCGCGCGCTGA
- a CDS encoding NADP-dependent oxidoreductase: MADVKTRRIVLASRPQGAPTPENFRLEEAPLPQPAEGQLLLKVLYLSLDPYMRGRMSAARSYTNPTELGDVMPAGTVAEVIASRHPDHAVGDIVLSYAGWQTHALSDGTGLRKLDPTFAPLSTALGVLGMPGFTAYAGLLTIGRPRAGETLVVAAASGPVGSAVGQIAKLKGARAIGIAGGPEKCAFVRDELGFDVALDHKAPDFPEQLAKACPEGVDIYFENVSGKVWDAVFPLFNEFARIPVCGLIASYNATGPFEGPDRLPHLMRDILSKSLTLRGFIQREFVAEQFPDFLRDMSTWIRDGRVRYREDIVDGLENAPEAFIGLLQGKNFGKLVVRLGQPS; this comes from the coding sequence ATGGCCGACGTGAAGACCCGCCGCATCGTCCTCGCCTCCCGCCCCCAGGGCGCGCCCACCCCGGAGAACTTCCGCCTCGAAGAAGCCCCTCTCCCTCAGCCCGCCGAAGGCCAGCTCCTCCTGAAGGTCCTCTACCTCTCGCTCGACCCGTACATGCGCGGCCGCATGAGCGCCGCCAGGTCCTACACCAACCCCACCGAGCTCGGCGACGTCATGCCCGCCGGCACCGTCGCCGAGGTCATCGCCTCCCGGCACCCCGACCACGCCGTCGGCGACATCGTGCTCTCGTACGCCGGCTGGCAAACCCACGCCCTTTCCGATGGCACCGGCCTGCGCAAGCTCGACCCCACCTTTGCCCCCCTCTCCACCGCCCTCGGCGTGCTCGGCATGCCCGGCTTCACCGCGTACGCCGGCCTCCTGACCATCGGCCGCCCCAGGGCAGGCGAGACCCTCGTCGTCGCCGCCGCCAGCGGCCCCGTGGGCTCCGCCGTCGGACAGATCGCCAAGCTCAAGGGCGCTCGCGCCATCGGCATCGCCGGCGGCCCCGAGAAATGCGCCTTCGTGCGCGACGAACTCGGCTTCGACGTCGCCCTCGACCACAAGGCCCCCGACTTCCCCGAGCAGCTCGCCAAGGCGTGCCCCGAGGGCGTCGACATCTACTTCGAGAACGTCAGCGGCAAGGTCTGGGACGCCGTCTTCCCCCTCTTCAACGAGTTCGCGCGCATCCCCGTCTGCGGCCTCATCGCCAGCTACAACGCCACGGGCCCCTTCGAAGGCCCTGACCGCCTCCCGCACCTCATGCGTGACATCCTCTCGAAGAGCCTCACCCTGCGCGGCTTCATCCAGCGCGAGTTCGTCGCCGAGCAGTTCCCCGACTTCCTCCGCGACATGAGCACCTGGATCCGCGACGGCCGCGTCCGCTACCGCGAAGACATCGTCGATGGCCTGGAGAACGCCCCCGAAGCCTTCATCGGCCTCCTCCAGGGCAAGAACTTCGGCAAGCTCGTCGTGCGCCTCGGCCAGCCCTCCTGA